In one window of Fusobacteria bacterium ZRK30 DNA:
- a CDS encoding GNAT family N-acetyltransferase translates to MMIYELEPMVVDDAKNLHEFFDQIGGETNFVSFEKSEAPSEEACKSLLESTKEAPNYAYCIKEDGKIIASLTANTRNGRSRERHKSNFGIAVSKNHWGKGIGSLLIEKVISESKKNSISKITLKVNETNTRAIKLYKKYGFEIEGIYKNDRLLNGVMETGISMALFL, encoded by the coding sequence ATGATGATTTATGAATTAGAACCAATGGTTGTTGATGATGCTAAGAATTTACATGAATTTTTTGATCAAATAGGAGGAGAAACAAACTTTGTATCTTTTGAAAAATCTGAAGCTCCAAGTGAAGAGGCGTGTAAGTCACTCCTTGAGTCAACTAAAGAAGCTCCTAATTATGCTTACTGTATAAAAGAAGATGGTAAAATAATTGCTAGTTTAACAGCCAATACCAGAAATGGTAGATCAAGAGAGAGGCATAAATCAAATTTTGGTATTGCAGTTTCTAAAAACCACTGGGGAAAAGGCATAGGTTCTTTACTCATAGAAAAAGTAATCTCTGAATCTAAAAAAAATTCTATATCTAAGATAACTTTAAAAGTTAATGAAACCAATACCAGAGCCATAAAATTATACAAAAAATATGGGTTCGAGATAGAAGGTATCTATAAAAATGACAGACTTCTCAATGGAGTAATGG
- the ade gene encoding adenine deaminase, protein MNNLSEFIDVLTQRKKSDLVFKNAKIINVFSHEIIKGNLAIHGDQIVGVGDFSGVCEIDLHGTYISPGLMDAHVHIESSMLTPENMANLILPRGSTTIIADPHEIANVSGMKGIEYMLKATENIPLNVFVNLPPCVPATDFESSGAVLSADDLKELIHHKRVLGLAEFMNFPGILNKDPEVLKKLDLAHKNNKIIDGHAPDMSAKDIRTYAGVGISTDHESETYDELLNKIRNGMYVLIREGSGAKNLEVLAKDLSTNFSLTRWCCLCTDDSHPETLIKQGHIDHLLKKLVKLNIDPITAVQMATINTAKCYGLSKLGAIAPGYKADLVIFQDLVDFKVLKTYKDGREVYNGIDEVKIQNTYMDKSLLSSVNIDIDKKDLKILSKDEKVNIIELIPGSLLTKKTFSQIILEDGEFKTENNPGILKLFVIERHHGTGNIGKGLVKNFGNFKGAIASTISHDSHNLVVIGDSDEDINLAVEEIKKIQGGLCLVHNKKIISSIPLEIGGIMTQLSGEEVALEVEKFLDLAYKYGVNRKLDPLMNLAFLALPVIPEIKLTDRGLFDFKSFRHISLEL, encoded by the coding sequence ATGAATAACTTATCTGAATTTATAGATGTCTTAACTCAGAGAAAAAAATCGGATCTGGTTTTTAAAAATGCAAAAATTATAAATGTATTCAGCCATGAAATTATAAAAGGCAACTTAGCTATCCATGGGGATCAAATTGTTGGAGTCGGTGACTTCTCTGGAGTTTGTGAGATCGATCTTCATGGCACCTATATTTCACCAGGTCTAATGGATGCCCATGTTCATATAGAGTCTTCCATGCTAACACCTGAAAATATGGCAAATTTAATTCTCCCCCGAGGTAGTACGACTATCATAGCTGATCCCCATGAAATAGCCAATGTTTCTGGAATGAAAGGTATAGAATATATGTTGAAAGCCACTGAAAACATTCCCTTAAATGTTTTTGTCAATCTTCCACCCTGCGTCCCTGCTACAGATTTTGAATCTTCCGGAGCTGTTTTAAGTGCAGATGATCTAAAAGAACTTATTCACCACAAAAGGGTTTTGGGTTTGGCAGAATTTATGAACTTTCCCGGAATTCTAAACAAAGATCCTGAAGTTTTAAAAAAATTAGATCTGGCTCATAAAAACAATAAAATTATTGATGGTCACGCACCTGATATGAGTGCCAAAGATATTCGTACCTATGCAGGAGTAGGAATATCTACCGATCATGAATCGGAAACCTACGATGAATTATTAAATAAAATAAGAAATGGAATGTATGTATTGATTAGAGAGGGATCAGGAGCTAAAAATTTAGAAGTCTTAGCTAAAGATTTATCCACTAATTTTTCTCTTACAAGATGGTGCTGTCTATGTACAGATGATTCCCATCCAGAAACTTTGATCAAACAAGGGCATATAGACCACCTTCTAAAAAAATTAGTGAAATTAAATATAGACCCCATTACTGCTGTCCAAATGGCAACCATAAATACTGCAAAATGCTATGGCTTAAGTAAATTAGGAGCTATCGCCCCTGGTTATAAAGCAGATTTAGTTATTTTTCAAGATCTCGTTGATTTCAAAGTATTAAAAACCTACAAAGACGGCAGAGAAGTCTATAACGGTATAGATGAGGTAAAAATTCAAAATACCTACATGGACAAAAGTTTACTTTCCAGTGTAAATATTGATATAGACAAAAAAGATCTAAAGATACTTTCAAAGGATGAAAAAGTAAATATAATTGAGCTTATCCCTGGAAGTTTACTCACAAAAAAAACTTTTTCTCAAATAATTTTAGAAGATGGGGAGTTTAAAACAGAAAATAATCCAGGAATTTTAAAATTATTTGTAATTGAACGTCATCATGGAACAGGAAATATCGGAAAAGGTCTGGTTAAAAATTTCGGTAATTTTAAAGGAGCTATCGCATCCACGATCTCCCATGACTCTCACAATCTAGTAGTTATAGGAGATTCAGATGAAGACATCAATCTTGCTGTTGAGGAGATCAAAAAAATTCAGGGAGGTCTTTGCTTAGTTCATAATAAAAAAATAATATCTTCTATTCCACTGGAAATAGGAGGTATTATGACACAACTTTCCGGAGAAGAGGTTGCACTAGAAGTAGAGAAATTCTTGGACTTAGCTTATAAATATGGAGTAAACAGAAAATTAGACCCATTAATGAACCTAGCTTTTTTAGCCCTACCAGTCATCCCAGAAATAAAATTAACCGATCGTGGTTTATTTGATTTTAAATCTTTCAGACATATATCTTTAGAGTTATAA
- a CDS encoding potassium channel protein, with product MKSEIKKILIPGIILFLIFFIGVFGYIYIENYNLIDSLYMTSITLSTVGFGEVQALSPNGKIFTSILIFSGITVVVYTLGNITKFFIEGELRSYLRWRKMDKKIAKLNDHYIVCGAGRTGTKIISDFLKKNLNFVVVENDEKSVEKLKEIYREKILYVIGDATKDETLLQANVKSAKVLISVLSTDADNLFLTLTTKDLNEKIQVITRAVDASSEKKLKRGGADFIISPFEIAADRIIATATQTNLISFVDVFSKKSKIEGLTFELVEIKKGSQLENTTLMKAKIPAKTNLIVIGHEVDGIMKINPMSHELLRKNEKLLVLGTKDQIKKLIEIASN from the coding sequence ATGAAATCTGAAATAAAAAAAATATTGATACCTGGAATTATATTATTTTTAATATTTTTTATAGGTGTTTTTGGATATATATATATTGAAAATTACAATTTAATAGATTCACTATATATGACCTCTATCACCCTTTCTACAGTAGGATTTGGAGAGGTTCAGGCACTCAGCCCTAATGGAAAGATCTTTACATCGATCCTTATATTCTCTGGAATAACTGTAGTTGTTTATACATTGGGAAATATTACTAAATTTTTTATTGAAGGGGAATTAAGATCCTATTTGAGGTGGAGGAAGATGGATAAAAAAATAGCTAAATTAAATGACCACTATATAGTGTGTGGAGCCGGCAGAACCGGAACAAAGATTATAAGTGATTTTTTAAAAAAAAATCTAAACTTTGTAGTTGTAGAAAATGATGAAAAAAGTGTTGAAAAACTAAAGGAGATATACAGGGAAAAAATACTCTATGTAATAGGAGATGCAACTAAAGATGAAACCCTCCTCCAGGCCAATGTAAAAAGTGCTAAAGTATTGATATCGGTCTTATCGACAGATGCTGACAACCTTTTTTTAACCCTTACTACAAAAGATTTGAATGAGAAGATACAGGTGATAACAAGGGCTGTAGATGCAAGCAGTGAAAAAAAATTAAAGAGAGGCGGTGCTGATTTTATAATCTCGCCTTTTGAGATAGCAGCTGATAGAATAATTGCCACAGCTACACAGACTAACTTAATTAGTTTTGTAGATGTTTTTAGTAAGAAATCAAAGATAGAGGGGTTGACATTTGAACTGGTTGAGATAAAAAAAGGATCTCAGTTGGAAAATACAACTTTGATGAAAGCAAAGATACCTGCTAAAACCAATCTAATAGTTATTGGTCACGAAGTGGATGGAATCATGAAAATAAACCCTATGTCCCATGAGTTACTCAGAAAAAATGAAAAATTATTAGTACTGGGGACAAAGGATCAAATAAAAAAGTTAATAGAGATAGCTTCGAATTAA
- a CDS encoding dicarboxylate/amino acid:cation symporter, with amino-acid sequence MKKMTLTSKILISLIGGIIVGLLLFPLKNIPFVEHYIIGFFLKLGGSVFIKSIKMLVVPLVFISLTVGSSAIGDTKKLGRIGIKTLSFYLFTTAVAITIALVLANIIDPGNGLVIENISKTNTVVSDSKSFVDVLIDIVPSNPISAMAKGNMLQIIFFALLTGMGLTILGDKVNKIKDLFEQSNDLILELVNLIMQFAPIGVFCLIATTFSTLGYQAMIPLFKYIGTTLLALLIHVLITYQGLLYLMAKINPIVFIKKFIPAISVAFSTSSSGATIPVNLEILREKFGVSKSTSSFTIPLGASINMDGTSIMQGVAVVFIATAYGIQLNMGDYMMVILTATLASIGTAGVPGAGPIMLSMVLTQVGLPIEGIALIMGVDRIIDMNRTAVNITGDAVCTLIIAKTEGEDIGGEVKAELI; translated from the coding sequence ATGAAAAAAATGACGTTAACAAGTAAAATTTTAATCAGTTTAATAGGTGGAATAATAGTTGGTTTGCTGCTATTTCCCTTAAAGAATATACCCTTTGTAGAACACTATATCATTGGATTTTTCCTCAAATTAGGTGGTTCTGTGTTTATAAAATCAATTAAAATGCTGGTAGTTCCTCTGGTATTTATTTCCTTAACAGTGGGAAGTTCTGCAATAGGCGACACAAAAAAACTTGGAAGAATCGGAATAAAAACTTTAAGTTTTTATCTGTTTACAACAGCTGTTGCAATAACAATAGCCCTTGTCTTAGCTAACATAATAGACCCGGGAAATGGCTTAGTCATTGAAAATATCAGTAAAACTAATACAGTTGTCAGCGATTCTAAATCTTTTGTAGATGTCTTAATCGATATCGTACCATCTAATCCCATATCAGCCATGGCAAAGGGAAATATGTTACAGATAATATTTTTTGCCCTTCTTACAGGTATGGGACTGACTATCTTAGGGGATAAAGTCAATAAGATTAAGGATCTATTTGAGCAATCTAATGATCTTATCTTAGAATTAGTAAATCTTATTATGCAGTTTGCTCCTATTGGTGTCTTCTGCCTTATTGCTACAACATTTTCTACATTGGGATATCAGGCTATGATTCCTCTATTTAAATATATAGGAACTACACTTTTAGCACTATTAATCCATGTGTTAATTACATATCAAGGCCTTTTATACCTGATGGCTAAAATAAATCCAATCGTATTTATAAAAAAATTCATCCCTGCCATATCTGTAGCATTTTCTACATCAAGCAGCGGGGCTACTATACCTGTTAACTTAGAGATCCTCAGAGAAAAATTTGGGGTTTCAAAATCTACAAGTTCATTTACAATACCCTTGGGAGCGTCTATAAATATGGATGGAACTTCTATTATGCAGGGAGTCGCTGTAGTATTTATAGCTACTGCTTATGGAATCCAATTAAATATGGGTGATTATATGATGGTTATTCTAACAGCTACCCTGGCATCTATAGGTACAGCAGGCGTTCCAGGAGCCGGACCTATCATGCTTTCAATGGTTCTTACCCAAGTTGGTCTTCCTATCGAAGGAATAGCTCTTATCATGGGAGTAGACAGGATAATAGATATGAACAGAACTGCTGTAAACATAACTGGAGATGCTGTCTGCACTCTTATTATTGCTAAAACTGAGGGGGAAGATATCGGAGGAGAGGTTAAAGCAGAATTAATTTAA
- a CDS encoding alpha/beta hydrolase-fold protein, translating to MYYLIGIFIFYVVFVITGSRKQRMKIKIKRTITYKNVNIIPESNSEGSFESLEDLTLESKNFIVQSLKIKSKNVDEEMAYLAVVPKSYTPEKSYPVLYLLHGLRDNAHDWIEKGRLLDNFELLLEKKDIGKMIVILPNSGFCGESWYSDFKKVKNKNYESYFIDELILDVKNRFNVDNAGISGFSMGGYGAFKLGLKHLELFKVIGSFAGAVSLVRLTINKRITRIVKFIYLPEFLFKDQDKERFINIFGSWGKGIIAEDPYTLIKQLDTTKQQGKHFYLSVGSEDKEPYYMVHQWVDMVGRIKRFNLPFEAYIYKGETHTWDYIAKDIGRFLKYSWKYLR from the coding sequence ATGTATTATTTAATAGGTATATTTATATTCTATGTAGTGTTTGTTATAACAGGCAGCAGAAAACAGAGGATGAAAATCAAGATAAAAAGAACTATAACTTATAAGAATGTTAATATCATTCCTGAAAGTAACAGTGAAGGAAGTTTTGAATCTCTAGAGGATCTGACCCTTGAGAGTAAAAATTTTATTGTTCAGAGTTTAAAGATAAAGAGTAAAAATGTAGATGAAGAGATGGCATACTTAGCAGTGGTACCAAAATCTTATACTCCTGAAAAAAGTTACCCGGTACTCTATTTACTTCATGGGTTACGGGATAATGCCCATGACTGGATAGAAAAAGGAAGACTTTTGGACAACTTTGAACTTCTACTCGAGAAAAAAGATATAGGGAAGATGATAGTTATCCTACCTAATTCAGGATTTTGTGGGGAATCTTGGTATAGTGATTTTAAAAAGGTAAAAAATAAAAACTATGAATCATATTTTATAGATGAATTGATTTTAGATGTTAAAAATAGATTTAATGTAGATAACGCTGGTATATCCGGGTTTTCCATGGGGGGATATGGTGCTTTTAAATTAGGTTTAAAGCATCTGGAACTGTTTAAGGTAATAGGCAGTTTTGCCGGAGCTGTTAGTCTGGTAAGGCTGACTATAAATAAGAGAATAACGAGGATAGTTAAATTTATCTACCTTCCTGAATTTTTATTCAAAGATCAGGATAAGGAGAGGTTTATCAATATATTTGGATCGTGGGGAAAGGGAATTATTGCAGAAGATCCCTACACCCTTATAAAACAATTGGATACTACAAAACAACAGGGAAAACATTTTTATCTTTCAGTTGGCTCGGAAGATAAAGAACCTTATTATATGGTCCACCAATGGGTAGACATGGTAGGAAGGATAAAAAGATTTAATCTTCCTTTTGAGGCTTATATCTATAAGGGAGAAACTCATACCTGGGATTATATAGCCAAGGATATAGGCAGATTTTTAAAGTACAGCTGGAAATATTTGAGGTAG
- a CDS encoding iron ABC transporter permease yields MKKLTNDPTLFLTIIFSLMIVSFFVLVPLYNVLKESFTFKDAFSFENYKNAFGRSGNVVIILNTLKLGFITATLSLIIGFFFAYSTSYMKIKGKKIFDFIAMLPIISPPFVVALSAILLFGRQGLITRGILGIKDFEIYGFHGLVLVQVLSFFPIAYLMLVGLLQGIDPSVEEASRDLGASKLKVFTSVTFPLVIPGIATALAMILLSMSISMFVVQRFYINKKSYITVTGKVSRARDLIKDKAVTIPVFITLITLTLFVILMYILIPIGSFVKLWGINYTPTLDHYKYIFDYGMDPIIQTTVLAVIATIITSIFSMILAFLIVRKKFIGKTFIEFTTIMALAIPGTIIGLGYVISYNITYKIPFTNITLIPPLTGTALIIVIAFIIRSLPVGVRSGMSSLQQIDPSIEEAASILGASSSKVFSNVTIPMIKEAFFSGLIYSFARSMTLVSTIIFLISAKWKLLTPTVMDNIDTGRIGIASAYCTILIIIVSTVMITMKIFISKIGVKNKAS; encoded by the coding sequence ATGAAAAAATTGACTAATGACCCCACACTATTTTTGACAATAATATTTTCATTGATGATAGTATCGTTTTTTGTACTGGTGCCTCTTTATAATGTACTGAAGGAAAGCTTTACATTTAAAGATGCATTTAGTTTTGAAAATTATAAAAATGCTTTTGGAAGAAGCGGAAATGTAGTGATAATTTTAAATACTTTAAAATTAGGTTTTATAACTGCAACATTGTCCCTGATCATTGGATTTTTCTTTGCATATAGTACGTCGTATATGAAGATCAAGGGGAAAAAAATATTTGACTTTATAGCAATGCTGCCTATTATATCACCGCCCTTTGTTGTAGCATTATCAGCAATATTATTATTTGGAAGACAGGGACTTATTACCCGTGGGATTTTAGGGATTAAAGATTTCGAGATCTATGGATTTCATGGATTGGTATTAGTTCAGGTTTTAAGTTTTTTCCCAATAGCATATTTAATGTTAGTTGGTTTATTACAGGGAATCGATCCATCTGTAGAGGAAGCCTCCAGGGATTTAGGAGCATCTAAACTAAAAGTATTTACAAGTGTAACATTTCCATTGGTTATACCAGGAATAGCAACTGCCCTTGCAATGATATTACTTTCTATGTCTATCTCGATGTTTGTAGTACAAAGATTTTATATAAATAAGAAATCTTATATAACCGTAACTGGAAAGGTTTCCAGAGCCAGGGATTTAATAAAGGATAAAGCGGTAACAATACCTGTATTTATAACTTTAATAACTCTTACTTTATTTGTAATATTGATGTATATCTTGATCCCTATAGGGTCATTTGTAAAATTATGGGGGATTAATTACACTCCTACTCTGGATCACTATAAGTATATATTTGATTATGGTATGGATCCTATAATACAGACTACTGTATTAGCAGTAATAGCAACTATAATAACAAGTATTTTTTCTATGATCCTTGCATTTCTAATTGTAAGAAAAAAATTCATAGGAAAAACATTTATAGAGTTTACAACGATTATGGCTCTGGCTATCCCTGGGACAATAATAGGTCTGGGATATGTAATCAGTTATAACATTACCTACAAGATACCCTTTACAAATATAACATTGATTCCGCCCCTTACAGGAACGGCACTTATTATTGTTATAGCCTTTATCATCAGAAGTTTACCTGTAGGAGTTAGAAGCGGGATGAGTTCCCTCCAGCAGATCGACCCATCCATCGAAGAAGCAGCAAGTATATTAGGAGCTTCAAGTAGTAAAGTTTTTTCAAACGTAACTATACCAATGATAAAAGAAGCATTTTTCAGTGGGTTGATCTATTCATTTGCAAGAAGTATGACCTTGGTTAGTACGATTATATTTTTGATATCAGCCAAGTGGAAGTTGTTAACACCAACAGTAATGGATAATATAGACACTGGAAGGATAGGAATAGCATCGGCTTATTGTACAATATTGATTATAATAGTATCGACGGTAATGATAACTATGAAGATTTTCATCTCAAAAATAGGTGTAAAAAATAAAGCAAGTTAG
- a CDS encoding FAD-dependent oxidoreductase has product MYDLIIIGAGAAGLTCAYTANGLKKKVLLVDKGLPGGTCTWSGCMPSKALINIAKDVHTAKKYSSIEVDTGKVMRDVRGVIDEVYSHESPEVLANDGITFKQGKLIKLIEPKIVLVDGVEYHGKNIVISTGTSPFIPPLEGLDKIDYLTNKNLFQLEKLPKSMIILGGGAIGVEMAQCLNRLGTKVHIIERSSRIFIRENEELVNILSETLIKEGVNIHVNTTASSVTQNEGIITLNAETNGEPKKIEAEALLVSIGRVPNIKDLGLDELGLKYNRKGIEVDDYLRTNIHNIYGVGDVAGPYQFSHMANYQGILAVKNMFLPLKKKVDYSNISWCTFTSPELASRGLPDPKRKTTKIYSYGRSDSERTITKKDDIFEMRVETNHKKEVLEVKLLAERAGEMISSFQIAAENHLTLDKFSSVIFPHPSYSEILGSLGKKAYVDKLLENPLINIFIK; this is encoded by the coding sequence ATGTATGATTTAATAATAATAGGAGCCGGAGCTGCAGGGCTGACCTGTGCATATACAGCTAATGGACTGAAAAAAAAAGTTCTCTTAGTGGATAAGGGTTTACCAGGAGGAACTTGTACCTGGTCAGGGTGTATGCCCAGTAAAGCTCTTATAAATATAGCTAAGGATGTTCATACAGCCAAAAAGTATTCATCTATAGAGGTAGATACTGGAAAAGTTATGAGAGACGTCAGAGGTGTAATAGATGAGGTTTATTCCCATGAATCTCCAGAAGTTTTGGCCAACGACGGAATAACGTTCAAACAAGGAAAATTGATTAAACTGATAGAGCCAAAAATTGTATTGGTGGATGGGGTAGAATATCACGGAAAGAACATAGTTATCTCTACTGGTACCTCACCATTTATCCCTCCTTTAGAGGGGCTGGATAAGATAGATTACCTGACCAATAAAAACCTTTTCCAACTGGAAAAACTCCCTAAATCCATGATAATTTTAGGTGGAGGAGCTATAGGAGTAGAGATGGCCCAATGTTTAAACAGATTAGGTACAAAAGTTCACATAATAGAAAGGTCTTCTCGAATTTTTATCCGTGAAAATGAGGAATTAGTAAATATTTTGTCTGAAACTTTAATAAAAGAAGGGGTCAATATCCATGTCAATACCACTGCTTCCTCAGTGACTCAAAACGAGGGTATTATCACTCTCAATGCGGAAACTAATGGAGAACCAAAAAAAATTGAAGCTGAAGCTCTTCTGGTTTCTATTGGGAGAGTCCCAAATATAAAAGACCTTGGATTGGATGAATTGGGATTAAAATATAATCGAAAGGGGATAGAAGTAGATGACTATCTAAGGACAAATATACATAATATCTATGGTGTAGGAGATGTGGCAGGTCCATATCAGTTTTCACATATGGCTAACTATCAAGGAATTTTAGCAGTTAAAAATATGTTTTTACCTCTAAAGAAAAAGGTGGATTATTCCAATATAAGCTGGTGTACATTTACCTCTCCTGAACTGGCATCTCGGGGACTTCCCGATCCAAAGAGAAAGACAACTAAGATATATTCCTATGGACGGAGCGATTCAGAGAGAACCATAACGAAAAAAGATGATATTTTTGAGATGAGAGTAGAGACCAACCATAAAAAAGAGGTCTTGGAAGTAAAGCTTTTGGCCGAAAGAGCAGGGGAGATGATCTCTTCGTTTCAAATAGCAGCAGAAAATCACCTGACTCTAGATAAGTTTTCATCGGTTATCTTTCCTCATCCAAGTTATAGCGAGATTTTAGGAAGTTTAGGAAAGAAAGCATATGTCGATAAATTATTGGAAAATCCACTCATAAATATCTTTATAAAATAA
- a CDS encoding dicarboxylate/amino acid:cation symporter, with protein MKKMTLTTKIFIGLISGIILGLILYPMREVPFVANYIIGFFLKLGGSVFINAIKMMVVPLVFVSLTVGSSAMGDIKKLGRIGVKTLSFYLFTTAVAIVIALTLANVINPGAGLSADSIQKTAKTIKSSKPFVDVLIDIVPSNPIASMAKGNMLQIIAFALLTGAGLTILGDKVSKVKDLFDQANDLVLEMVNLIMKVAPFGVFCLIAKTFSSLGYTAMVPLLKYMLTVIGALFIHGLFTYQGLLVATIKMNPLTFLKKFLPAISVAFSTSSSGATLPVTLETVQEEFGVSKSVSSFTIPLGATINMDGTAIMQGVAVVFIASVYGVDLTMGDYIAVILTATLASIGTAGVPGVGLIMLSMVLTQVGLPIEGIALIMGVDRILDMTRTAVNITGDAVCTLIIAKTEGEELNTSSDKEIEVA; from the coding sequence ATGAAAAAAATGACTTTAACAACGAAAATTTTTATTGGATTAATTAGTGGGATAATATTAGGATTGATTTTATACCCAATGAGAGAGGTTCCCTTTGTAGCAAATTACATTATAGGATTTTTTCTAAAACTAGGCGGATCAGTATTTATAAATGCCATTAAGATGATGGTAGTTCCACTGGTATTTGTCTCATTAACTGTTGGAAGTTCAGCCATGGGAGATATAAAAAAATTAGGGAGAATAGGAGTAAAAACTTTAAGTTTTTACCTGTTCACTACAGCTGTAGCGATTGTTATAGCTCTTACTCTGGCAAATGTAATTAACCCAGGAGCAGGACTATCAGCTGACAGTATTCAAAAAACTGCCAAAACTATCAAAAGTTCTAAACCATTTGTAGATGTACTTATCGATATAGTCCCATCTAACCCGATTGCATCTATGGCTAAGGGAAATATGTTGCAAATTATAGCTTTTGCACTTTTAACAGGAGCTGGCTTAACTATCTTAGGTGATAAAGTCAGCAAAGTAAAAGATCTATTTGACCAAGCCAACGACCTTGTTTTAGAGATGGTTAACCTTATTATGAAAGTTGCTCCATTTGGTGTGTTCTGTCTTATTGCTAAAACATTTTCATCTCTTGGGTATACAGCAATGGTACCGCTATTAAAATATATGCTTACAGTAATTGGAGCTTTATTTATCCACGGTTTATTCACTTACCAAGGCCTTTTAGTTGCTACGATTAAGATGAATCCATTGACTTTTTTAAAGAAATTTTTACCGGCTATCTCTGTAGCATTCTCTACATCTAGTAGTGGAGCTACACTTCCTGTTACTTTAGAAACAGTTCAAGAGGAATTTGGAGTATCTAAAAGTGTTAGTTCATTTACAATACCACTAGGAGCTACTATCAATATGGATGGAACTGCTATCATGCAGGGAGTTGCTGTAGTATTTATCGCCTCTGTATACGGTGTTGATTTAACAATGGGTGACTATATAGCGGTAATTTTAACAGCTACACTAGCATCTATAGGTACAGCCGGTGTTCCTGGAGTAGGATTAATTATGCTGTCAATGGTTTTAACTCAGGTTGGACTACCAATTGAAGGAATTGCTCTTATAATGGGTGTAGACAGAATTTTAGATATGACTAGAACTGCTGTAAACATTACAGGAGATGCTGTATGTACCCTAATCATAGCAAAAACAGAAGGGGAAGAGTTGAACACTTCTTCAGACAAAGAAATAGAAGTGGCATAG
- a CDS encoding ABC transporter ATP-binding protein translates to MKESKRVEIKNLTKTFISGKNKVKAVNNINLTVEPGEFICLLGPSGCGKTTMLRMLAGFEIPTSGSIFIGDKDVANLTPDKRDTAMVFQNYALFPHMNVYDNIAYGLKIQKKSKKEIDERVTKILKLMKMEDFAERTPSQMSGGQQQRVSLARALIMNSGVLLFDEPLSNLDAKLRLHMRDEIRKLQQDVGITSIYVTHDQAEAMSLSDKVVIMKDGEIMQVGSPIEIYQKPNSEFIAKFIGRANILKAIIVSKEGGKTKIKLLGSEYIVTDEVEYIEGDVVEVVVRPESIKFNSDKHQGEVVKSVFMGENHEYEIMVEDEKIEVSLNNPHGKEIRKVGENLTFVFDEESIHII, encoded by the coding sequence ATGAAAGAATCTAAAAGAGTAGAAATAAAGAATTTAACAAAAACATTTATATCGGGGAAAAATAAAGTAAAGGCAGTCAATAATATTAATTTAACTGTAGAACCTGGAGAATTTATCTGTCTATTAGGGCCTTCTGGGTGCGGAAAAACAACTATGCTTAGAATGCTGGCAGGGTTTGAAATTCCCACTTCCGGGAGTATATTTATAGGAGATAAAGATGTGGCAAATCTTACTCCGGACAAGAGAGACACTGCTATGGTATTTCAAAACTATGCTCTATTTCCTCACATGAATGTATATGATAATATTGCATATGGACTTAAAATACAAAAAAAATCTAAAAAAGAAATAGATGAAAGAGTGACTAAAATTTTAAAGTTAATGAAGATGGAAGACTTTGCTGAGAGAACACCTTCACAGATGTCTGGTGGACAGCAGCAGAGGGTATCCCTTGCAAGAGCATTGATTATGAATTCAGGAGTATTGTTGTTTGATGAACCTCTGTCAAATTTAGATGCTAAATTAAGGCTGCACATGAGAGATGAAATCAGAAAACTTCAGCAGGATGTCGGGATAACTTCAATCTATGTAACACATGATCAGGCAGAAGCTATGTCACTCTCTGATAAAGTAGTAATAATGAAGGATGGAGAGATTATGCAGGTAGGATCTCCAATAGAAATATATCAAAAACCAAACAGTGAATTTATTGCTAAGTTTATAGGAAGAGCTAATATTTTAAAAGCAATAATAGTTTCAAAAGAGGGTGGGAAGACAAAAATTAAATTATTAGGTTCTGAATATATCGTGACTGATGAAGTTGAATACATTGAAGGGGATGTTGTAGAGGTCGTAGTAAGACCTGAATCTATTAAATTTAACTCGGATAAGCATCAGGGAGAAGTTGTAAAAAGTGTATTTATGGGAGAAAATCATGAATATGAAATCATGGTAGAAGATGAGAAGATTGAGGTATCTTTAAATAATCCTCATGGGAAAGAGATTAGAAAAGTCGGAGAAAATTTAACCTTTGTTTTCGATGAAGAATCGATACATATAATATAA